The genomic stretch aagagggtctggatggggtttacagaattaAGAATAATGGGCTAATACTACAAAATAATGGAATGAAATATGAagaaaataaaactagaggctctcaagagcctgtatcgctcacctgactacATGTgcttttgaaatcatataaaaacaggTAAAATttgactacaaagtaacaacagttggccagcacctcataaggaaaagactattcatgctatgtttgatttcattcaattccttggttctctagaagaagacttttgtatgcctttcccatagggttctatgttaaactaagcccccggtggcagccatcttggattatGGATCggagacaaagtaacaacacttggtcagcatctcataaggaacagtcatgctatgtttggttttattccattcagtggttttctaaaagaagtcatttatatgaatttcccatagggtcctatgttaaactaagtcccatgctggcggccatcttggatgatggatcagctacaaagtaacaaaactttgtcagcacctcataaggaacattcatgtcatgtttggtttcattccattcagtggttctctagaagaagtcatttgtatgcattttccatagtgtcctatgttaaactaagtccccggctggtggccatcttggatgatgaatcggctacaaagtaacaacacttggtcagcatctcataaggaacattcatgccatgtttggtttcattccattcagcaTTCAgcggttctctagaagaagtcatttgtatgcatttcccatagggtcctatgttaaactaagtcccacgctggcggccatcttggatgattgattggctacaaagtaacaacacttggtcagcacctcataaggaacattcatgccatgtttggtttcattccattcagtggttctctagaagaagtcatttgtatgcatttcccttagggtcctatgttaaactaagtcctccgctggtggccatcttggatgatggatcggctacaaagtaacaacacttgatcagcacctcataaggaacattcatgccatatttggtttcattcaattcagttgttctctagaagaagttcaaaatgtcaAAAGTTAACGACGAGGACAACGGATGACGACGACGTACGACGACGACGGGCGACAGACAACGGACggcaagtgatgagaaaagctcacttggcccttaggtccaggtgagctaaaaagcagaTAAAAATAAATTGGGAATGTATGCAACTGCTTACATATCATATAAatttttaaagggacataactgaagaactgTAAAATCGACACTACCCAACTATGTTATCAATCTGAGATGTGtagtaataagtattgtgtataagtttcgtaACTTTTGGTTGAGGCAACTTGAGTtggagaatggaaataaaaaattgctgaatttttccatttgtaaaggggcatagcTCTAGAACGATTACAGTGACACCACCAgaactcaaacttgatctgtgatttttgtgtataagtttcataacatttggttgaggcaaactaaagttagagaatggaaacaactTTAGGACGTAACGACTGATGTTCAGACAGGCAAAGGCAAATTTTAATGCCCCCTCCCCTACAGTAAGGGCATAAAAAATTCAGAACAGATAATAATTGGggctaaaatataaaaacaaggaaaataattggcaaaatttaaaataaaatgaatgtagaaaaatagctttaaaaattataaaatagaagAACCCCCATCTAGACCCTCTGATATTGTACATCACTTACTGTGGTCCTTGAACTGTTTGAGTTATATCTACTGTTGTATTCCAATGCATCAGATCTGAACTATCAACCTCTATATTACGACATTCAGAAGGTTCTGTAACCATGGATACTCCTAAAAGTTCACCTGATTGGTCAAAATGTAGCCATATATGGTCTGATAGAGATGATTCATATACTCCACACTAAAACAAAATATCAGCCATGTTAATGTAAAATTAAACATAGTAGCTTAACTAGACTTGAGTGTTCATATTCAAACAACATTCATTAtataatacagtgaaacctgtttaatcCGAACATTTTCGGGACTTAAGATTCTATTCGGTTTTTGACCAATGTTGGTTTTGACCAATGTTTTGTTTTGAccaatgtttggttttatcaggttcacaatgcacacaatttgatatgacagtgcttaagaacatgtttggtttatacaggttttcggtttatgcaggatttGGTTTAGCTAGGTTTCACTGTACAAAACAAATGTGTGTTCTATATCATTCCATATCATGACCCCTACTCATTATAAGACATTGACCAAATATGTCCAGCCTAGTGTGTATAATTCATATAACTATAGGGCACTGTAttactttcaacaatgagcaaacctcATGCCCAATAGTCAGCTATAATGGCCTTAAAAtgagaatgtaaaacaattcaaaggagaaaactaacagcctaattaatgtatTGTGCTATCTTTTTACTCTAGAAatagttttctacaggtacaaccacaCTTCTCTTTTTAGGGGTAAGGCTGTGCCTCAAATTCAATTTGTCCAAAAGCTCTCTATAAAATGGTCATAATAAGTTTGACACGGCCATGACCAATTGATATTTCTGGACTGAAATGCCAAGAtaacattaccatgattacattcATTTAGCAAAAGAATTGAGATAATATTAGTCATTGATGACTtttacaatatttgcattttcagTGACCAAATAATGCCTTTTGTCACACTTCATCTTTCTAATATACCAACAGAAAAGTTCAACCATGACATTTTAATGGATGTGTTTTCAAAACATAAAGCAATTCTAAAGAAGAACATTAAGATATCTAATGATACAAGTGATGATTAGACGAACATATGATAAATTCATAATGATAAGGATGCTACAAAATAATACCTAAATTAATTTTGTTAAGATATGATATTCTGCAATTTGTCAATTATAATACTCTACCTCTTATATTTATCTTCAAATCTTattctaaaattatcaatttccgTCTGGTTAGgctcaaataaaatatattttcatgttaACTGTACAACAGAATactatttgtcatgtttgtgctGTTTATAACAAAGGAGGTGTTGTACTGAtgatatatttatgatttttgctGTCTTTTTATTGTCAACACTATTTGCTATATCGTGGCAGCCCAATTTTAATTGTGACAGAAGACAGAGTGCCTGGAGAGAACAATGACCTTCAGAAGGAAAACTGAAAATCCTAAAATTTCAAGATCAGAGTccaataataaattataaagaaaatcatgaaaataaaacttCATGAATACTGGCTTGAAGCTagaaatcatgaaataaacaacTCATTAAGTACCATGGATCACTGATGAACCATCGTTGAGACTTGATTTTGAAAGGGGTCAATTCATATGCAATTTACTGTATAAGATCCAGAAAGTATCATAATTTGGCCACTGCCTGCCAATTAGGGGGCCATTCCAGTCATGCTTCTATGATTTCCTAAATAATCAActttttttcccacaaaaggggggagGTCACCCTGGCCTCCCTAAATCTACCTTTGATTTAAGGCATGTTGAATATTTTCCACACAATCCAGGGTCAGGTTTTACTTTGAAATGAACTACTGCCAAATCATTTAAACAATATGGCTATGAAAGCTGGTTGAAATTGTGGAATTTAACTTGGGGGCATGAATAAGTGGTATTCCTTACCCtacatagttgttaatttctatgccatttggtctcttgtggagagttgtctcattggcattcatacaaatctcctttatatatataaataacaatattaaacTTGTGTATTTATTAACTTACTGCTGGTGTATAAGACGTAACATAATCTTCATCAGAATTACCAGTGTTTCTCACAGAAATTCTAAGTctgtatatttcattattatcTGCTAAGAcctgaaaaaacaaataaagcaaTGCACTGCATAAAGTATTAACAAGAATcagatgagttaaaaaaatatgtcaattttaatgcaaactagaggctctaaagagcctgtgttgctcaccttggtctatgtgaatattaaacaaaggaagcagatggattcgcGACAAAATTgcgttttggtgatggtgatgtgttggtacatcttactttactaaaaagtcttgctgcttacaattatctctatctataatgaacttggcccagtagtttcagtggaaaatgttaagaaaaatttagaaattttatgaaaattgttaaaaattgactataaacatgataaaggacaataactccttagggggtcaattgaccatttcggtcatgttgacttatttgtaaatcttactttgctgaacattattactgtttacaatttatctctatctataataatattcaagataatatccaaaaacagcaaaatttccttaaaactaccgattcatgggcagcaacccaacaacgggttttccgattcatctgcaaatttcagggcagatagatcttgacctgattaataATTTTACtatcgtcagatttgctctaaatgcttttgtttttgagttgtaagccaaaatctacattttacccacatgttctatttatagccgtggcggccatcttggttggttggcaaggtcacgccacacatttttttaactagataccccaatgattattgtagccaagtttggattaatttggcccagtagtttcagaggagaagatttttgtaaaagattactaagatttacaatcaaagccttaaaggctgtaaaagcaattgctgtcatgttaatgtttggggacttttatttttcatccacatatatataataattaaacctgacatgagtgttgtctagttagaagtaagaaggttttaactttatataaattaaagactttagcagaaaatcatttttaatatgttttatatttcacaaggagacaacacgtttaccaggctaaagttggggtcaaatatacatgtgctgaaacatataactcaaaaagaaatcatcatggattatcccctggtagtgtttgtaactgggcaataatttcctttattgatttaattttaacaattttcattattaatttatatttaaccattaacacaaatgattaagttaaaacatttcaactttccagacgcaaatgttaaaaaacgggaaagaaataaaatatcttacaagacataaacatgtaaagaataaatatatatttcagcttaataaaaatattttcataatggtactttgtcatcatttttaaattaagttccaaacattattgctcagttgatatacatgtatgtccttctgatgcggtacgagcacaggcacttgtttctatccaaaatagttttatatggatagccgaccttcctatggatagaaacaagtgcatgtgggtacgagataactataattctcatgcaatcccgaaaaggggggggggggggggtcatcacagacaaacttgacattaaatcgttatcactgatgtattgtttagggccagttgaaggacgcctccgggtgcgggatttttttcgctgcattgaagacctgttggtgaccttctgctgttgtatgttttactatcgtcgggttgttgtctctttgacacattccccatttccattctcaattttattatacgaacaagaacaaacagctctacgttgctttgacatttatcaattttcaggaaacattgcgaaaaatgatcttcaatatttcgaaaacatgtgaaataaaattgctaacacggtggaccgtcgagtgtcaacaaacgtagtagacttgttcactgaaaagacgaggataatggtttcatctgacatttgttatgcattcccagttttgatcatgatatttaaaaagacgtactttttttcaatctatgtaactagaaaattccaaattgaaatatctcttcatctggaccgacttggcatctactacgtttggacgggtccatttcattagtaaggtgatcgataaatattacggagtttgacagaaaaggaaaacgaacttattgttatgtgttttcaacaagggtttcgttccgctaaattatttgcccaaacaaagtttgtctatttttagattacaggtaatcatttgacactacgcattaacctgtgtagtgattttgattttacgataaatgtatgaatgaacgataattttatgaatgaacaagagcacctgacctcttaaagaaacacaaattaaacatataaaaccgtatttaataggagataattcagttaaattttcaatactaaatcaacaactgaaatgaatccatattttgttgaaacatcgtacgaacggcggaaaacggaatcgcagttataaaaatgtactttttttcactcggacttctatgttatttgatagtcaaacggttgaccctttaaatacaaaaatacatctacaagaacatattctgaaacttcttaaatccactaacgtttttttaaagtttcaagctatgtattgcattagaaaacatacataggtgttaaagaatgacagaccaggagcctgtttaacaaaatactatggcttgatatgggcggagtctctgatctgggtcacaaagatggccatacgcgatagcataaaagcaattgctttaaaaaatggttaaaaattgactataaagggcaataactcctaaaggggtcaattgaccatttcggtcatgttgacttatttgtaaatcttactttgctgaacattattgctgtttacagtttatctctatctataataatattcaagataataaccaaaaatagtaaaatttccttaaaattatcattttaggggcagcaacccaacaacgggttgtccgattcatctgaaaatttcagggcagatagatcttgaccttataaacaattttacccccatgtcagatttgctctaaatgctttggtttttgagttataagccaaaaactgcattttacccctatgttctattttaagccatggcggccatcttggttggttggccgagtcaccggacacattttttaaactagataccccaatgatgattgtggccaagtttggtttaatttggcccagttgtttcagaggataagatttttgtaaaagttaacgacgacggacgacgacggacgacggacgcaaagtgatgggaaaagcgcACTTGGCCCtttggtccaggtgagctaaaaaatggcatgtttgcaacaaagggagataattggagctttttcaatgatatgaacattttaaaagttatctgGGGCCAAATTGAATTGAtttgttttggatgatttttgcaccatatcataaagtaacaagtAAAAGTGTAATGAATTTAATTTgttatggaaaaaaaaatgtttcaatttttgctgaaatttttgttaCCTCGAGCCTGTACATTTACAAGTTGTTATAGTAAATAACAGTGAATACTGAGGAATAGCGCTATTTATGGTCTAACCTTGTAAAGTACAGACCAATGAGGTGTCTGAATAAAAATAGTAAATGTTTTGTGTCTTTATCCTTAAGTTACCTGCAGTTTGTTTCTTTCCTCTATAGACAATGGTGCATTAGGTGAGAAGTGTGCTCTATTACTTTTGACAGATCTGACAGCTATTGTTCCCCTCTTTGTAAATACTGGAGTGCAACCTGTGAATGAAAATATTCTGTTTCAGTTTTTCAGGTAGAGAcaatgggtaggtaggtaggcattttctttattatttttttttagtcttgATGCCTAtctgattgagaaaaaaaaacttcttcacaTCAGGAAGATTTTGAGTAGGCAACTGTTTTCTTGGTAGGTAGCTAGAGGTGTTaggcaaaacaaatatattcttttCTATGGCCCTAtataattattgttcaatttCTGTGCTTCCGTTATATCATGTTTGCTCATGCAAAATATGCTGATTCTATTGAACATGTAAATCATATAAACAAAggagttttataaaaaatttaaatgtaagcTTCCAAGTAACTAATGTGACTGgcagacatatatacatatactgcAACTGTGCTTTTTGAGctgtcaaattgcattgaccgtataatatattcatatgtgatatacagtcactgaccatatatcaccttgtttatgacgttgacaatgtgtTTCTGTAGAGtcttatttatgacgtcaataaagcATAATGTTCGCGTAAATTTCACGTTGTCcgcttcaaattaaaaaaatgaaggtTTTTGCCcttaaggaagtacaccactaattaatggccccattactttctatgttaaattcctcaatttcgagtggtcacagctcttttatcttaagttcaaataaagtgacaatcattgcatgtcaaagcaacaccttctggtgtcctgtactgaaaaaatcaacataccttacattgcatataagaaagaactggttacCGGAAcgtcggatgtaccaaaacaggtacgtccgatctgacaaaaaggcaaaatgtaccctccttttaaaatttcatgccatttttttattattcaaatttatcagtcaaaaattgttctgcaatgatcaccagtcatgcagctttcatttgataccaaaattaataaaatattctaaatatattgaaagttatgtccatgcgtaggaactattttgtgttaaatatgtactactttctggtatgtgctttctggccgggcctgaattagtggtgttacacctataacagaaccaaacttgctatactgacttgagcattactttatttcattctatgatctatttcaagcaataaaaaacatataaagctttagtccaaatactattttattaattttaagctcaaattggactggtacaatgtagtaacatatgggttattcaaagaaaactgcatatggatattaccattggccaatataccttttttattctcaatattattgttttatttattaatttctattaggaaagctatgtgcttactaatagtcatatttttatcagaggttaaaaatatatcagtttaaacttaagacataaatgagaaattatccccccttttttcttgaaactggaaaaggttttttttttgtatataccataattctgtggtaaaacatagattaataagagcaatttatatatccctcagctagataacttgctaaactggttcaaaattgcatgtacagtgagattttagaattcttatatgagtatgtaccatttgccttgattgtaaaaggctaccataagaaaaacaaaaaaacttgaaaaatcacaagattattttgaccaagagctattttgttccatttacaagtcataaaatacttgttttattgatttcaatcagaaaaaatgcaaaaataagaacttggagtcaagtcttaactgcatgcatgctgtatgaccataaaaggctaacatacttgagtatgccaatttaagagcttaaatttcccataagcaggacggttgaccaaaaaaagatgattaaacatgattactaacatcaaattggacttattttcattggaataggtacaacttctaaaaattggatttctggtgattctctgtaataggaagtacaccactaattaatggccccattgctttctatgttaaattcctcaatttcgagtggtcacagctcttttatcttaagttcaaataaagtgacaatcattgcatgtcaaagcaacaccttctggtgtcctgtactgaaaaaatcaacataccttacattgcatataagaaagaactggttcccggaacgtcggatgtaccaaaacaggtacgtccgatctgacaaaaaggcaaaatgtaccctccttttaaaatttcatgccattttttattattcaaatttatcagtcaaaaattgttctgcaatgatcaccagtcatgcagctttcatttgataccaaaattaataaaatattctaaatatattgaaagttatgtccatgcgtaggaactattttgtgttaaatatgtactactttctggtatgtgctttctggctgggcctgaattagtggtgttacaccttaatatttaatatgaaacagttataagagttgcagtatataaagaataaccatacattgtctcaaaatataaatgtaatttgtaCTCcgctcgaaacaggtagaaatgcttgGCACAGtttcgctttctacctgtttctaagccttgtacaaataacaatgATATTTCAAGACAATGTACggttattctatatgtatactgATATATATTGCATTATATGCTGAATATTAAGTGAAAGGAAAGATAAATCTTCCTTATAACATGACATCCAGACTATTTTATGAGAATGTAAAGGCGCtatatattgttattattttctaaaacagTCTAAGAAGATGTGATTTATATgtttattgatttttcaaaaCTAGAGACAAAAGGATAGGGAAGTTTAAAATATCTACGGGTCAAATTAcaaagaaaactagaggctctaaagagcctgtgtcgctcaccttggtctatgtgaatattaaacaaaggacgcagatggattcatgacaaaattttgttttgatgatggtgatgtgtttgtacatcttactttactgaacattcttgctgcttacaattatctctatctataatgaacttggcccagtagtttcagcggagaagattattgtaaaagattacgaaaatttacgaaaaatggttaaaaattgactataaagggcaataactcctaaaggggtcaactgaccatttcggtcatgttgacttatttgtagatcttactttgctgacatttattgctttttacagtttatctctatctataataatattcaagataataaccaaaaacagcaaaatttccttaaaattaccaattcaggggcagcaaccaaacaacgggttgtccgattcaactgaaaatttcagggcagatagatcttgacctgataaacaattttacaacttgtcagatttactttaaatgctttggttttcgagttataagccaaaaacagaattttacccctatgttctatttttagccatggcggccatcttggttggttggcagggtcacacCACAcgttttttaaacaagataccccaatgatgattgtggccaagtttggtttcatttggcccagtagtttcagaggagaagattattgtaaaagattaataagatttacgaaaaaatggttaaaaattgactataaagggcaataactcctaaaggggtcaactgaccattttggtgatgttgacttacttgtaaatcttactttgctgaacattattgctgtttacagtttatctctatctataataatattcaagataataaaccaaaacagtaaaatttccttaaaattaccaattcaggggcagcaaccaaacaacgggttgtccgattcatctgaaaatttcagggcaaatagatcttgacctgatgaactattgaccccatgtcagatttgctctaaatgctttggttttttagttataagccaaaaaccgcattttacccctatgttctatttttagccatggcggccatcttggttggttgaccgggtcaccggacaaattttttaaactaaatacc from Mytilus edulis chromosome 7, xbMytEdul2.2, whole genome shotgun sequence encodes the following:
- the LOC139482190 gene encoding ER membrane protein complex subunit 10-like, whose amino-acid sequence is MSAPMENILLALILFLSTFIGVITDEEFEGLRTFTLEHSFDTGCTPVFTKRGTIAVRSVKSNRAHFSPNAPLSIEERNKLQVLADNNEIYRLRISVRNTGNSDEDYVTSYTPACGVYESSLSDHIWLHFDQSGELLGVSMVTEPSECRNIEVDSSDLMHWNTTVDITQTVQGPQPDTQTYIEKLKKEESEKKKGQQSDNRSFFAKYWMYIVPFVLVMMLAGGNSDAQGGGGGR